Below is a genomic region from Dechloromonas denitrificans.
TGACATGGGTATCGACGATCAAAGCATGCACGCCATCGACAGTCCGGTGATCCAGATAGAAGAAGCCGGTCGGCTTGTTGTCGCGGGCCATGAAACCTGCGTCGGGATCGACCGTGCTGACCTTGACCTCCTTCATCGGCGGTGTCGAATCATCGTCATCACGCTTGAGCGACTTCTTGCCCGCGGCGGCTCGGTCCGTTTCGATGGCTGCATCCAGTTCGGCCAGGTAGGCCGCAGGGGTTTGCTCGACCTGATGCACTTCAAAGTGCCGCTTGTTCGCGTTCGCCTTCAGGTGGGTACTGTCGGTGTACAGCACCCGCCCGCCAATCAGCTTGTGCTCAATGGCTTGCTCGACAATCCCGTCAAAGATGCGTTGCTCAATGTCCGTCCCGACAAAGCGGCGACGGCGATTCTGCGACAGCGTCGAGGCATCCGGCACTTTGTCCGTCAGTCGAAAGCCGAGAAACCAGCGGTAAGCCACATTGACCTCTATTTCCTTCACCAGCCGTCGCTCGGAGCGAATCCCGAACAAGTAGCCAATGAACAACATCTTGAACAACACCACCGGATCAATCGCTGGTCGGCCATTGTTCTCGCAATACAGGTGCTGGGTCGCTTCACGAATGAAATCAAACCGGATGTGCTGGTCGAGCAGCCGGAGCAAGTGGTCTTTCGGGACCAATTGCTCCAACGTCACCATCTCCAGTTCCGTTTGGGCGGGGTAGACAGGCTTGAGCATGCCTGCATTATAAAAAATAAAGCCCCCAATCGCTTGGAGGCTTTGTCAGCAGTCTGAAAGGCCATCCGAAGATGGCCTTTTTCAATGGTCGACCGCGTTACTTCGCGCCACCGGCCTGAGCATCAGCAACACATTTTTTCACGAAGCTGTTCTTTGCAGCTCCAGCCAGTTTCTTTTCCTTGGCCGTCGCATTGCAGGTTGCAGCAGCCGGACCTTGTGCGTCGGCTTCGCATTTTTTCATGAAGCTGTTCTTGGCGGCACCTGCCAGTTTCTTTTCGGCAGCACGCGAAGCGCAATCATCGGCGGCATAAACGGATGAAGCGGCAAAAGCAACGAGCAGCAGGCTAATCAGTTTTTTCATCGTTCAGTCCCTCGGGGTTGGTTGATAGTAGCCGGGCAACTATCGATCATTCATGCATCATCGTCAAGCATCATGCGCTGCTGACGATCCATGAAGTCCTGCATGCTGTCGATCCCCCGCAGCTGCAGAATCGTGTTGCGCACGGCCGCCTCCAGCAAGACCGCCAGATTACGGCCTGCAGCAACCGGAATCACAACCTTCCTGACCGGCACTCCCAGCACTTCCTGGGTTTGGGCATCGAGCGGCAAACGGGGGGCATCACCGGCAGAGACCGTCTTTTGCAGATGCACGATCAGTTTGAGTTTCATTTTCCGGCGGGAAGCCGTTTCGCCGAAAATGGTCCGGATATTCAGCAAGCCCAGACCGCGCACCTCCAGGAAGTCGCGCAACATGCCGGGGCAGCGCCCTTCGATCGTGGCCGGTGCAATACGGGCCATTTCGACCACATCGTCAGCGACCAGACCGTGGCCACGCGAAATGAGCTCAAGTGCCAGTTCGGATTTGCCAACCCCGGAATCACCGGTAATCAGCACGCCCATGCCCAGCACATCCATGAATACGCCATGCAGATTGACCGTATCAGCCAGTCGGGCAGACAGGTAAATGCGCAGCAGGTCAATCACTGCCGAGCACGGCTTGGGGGACAGGAGCAACGGCGTATTCGTCTGCTTGCAGGCGTCGATCAGGATATCCGGAGGTGTCAGACCATCGGCAACGATGACTGCTGGCGGCAAGGCCGCAAGCAGGTCGAGAAACATCTGCGCGAAGCGACGCTCTCCGATGCGGAAAGCCCAGTCATATTCGGCCTGCCCCATGACCTGCAGTCGTTCTGGGTGAATGATGTTGATGTGCCCAACCACATCGGCACCATAGTTGTTCGACAACTTGATCTCGATGTTGCGTTCGGCCTGCTGCGCCATCATCCAGCTGAGCAGCAGCTTTTCCCGATTATCTTCGTAGAGCTGGGTCAGGCTGATGTGACGCACGTAACTGGCTCAGGCCTGAAACAGGGTAACCACAGCGGCAGGATCGCTTGCCGCAAGCAAGGCTTCCCGGAATGGTTTTTCGGCAAAGCGCTGGGCCAGTTCGGAAAGAATCTGGAGATGTTGCTCGGTCGCCTGCTCTGGAACCAGCAGCACGAACAGGAGATTGACCGGACGCCCATCCGGCGAGTCGAACGGTACGGGAGTTGCCAGACGCAAGAAAGCACCGGCAGCCTGCTTGAGGCCCTTGATCCGACCGTGCGGAATGGCAATACCTTGCCCAAGACCGGTCGAACCCAGTTTTTCACGGGCAAAGAGGCTTTCGAAGACAACCGCACGGGCAAGCCCGAGATGACTCTCGAAAAGCATGCCGGCCTGTTCGAAGACCCGCTTTTTGCTGCCGGCCTCAAGATCAAGAATGACCTGGGTGGCTGACAGAATATTGGCTAAGGGGTTCATAGGAAAATTCAGTGATGCATGGGCCGCAGCGCGGTGGCTGCGGCCGAACGGCAATTATTCAGCCGCGAGAATGACAGGCTTTTCACCGCGATGGTGATCCTGAACTTTTTGCTTGTATTTCTGGACCTGGCGATCAAGCTTGTCGAACATCGAGTCAATCGCTGCGTAGAGGTCGTCACCGGACTCTTCGACATGCATGTCCTTGCCCGGAACGTGGACGGTCACTTCTGCTTTCTGCTTGAGCTTCTCGACAGACAAAATCACGTTAACGCCGGTGACTTTATCGAAATGGCGAACAACAGGGTCAAGTTTGTTTTCAACGTACTCGCGCAAAGCAGGGGTAACGTCGATATGGTGACCAGTGATCTGCAGATTCATGCTTTTCTCCTCTCTCTACAGGGTCTTGCGTAAATTGACCGGCGGGATGTTAAGCGATTCACGGTATTTGGCTACTGTGCGTCGGGCTACAACGATTCCCTGCTGGCCTAGTATTTCGGATAATTGGCTATCCGACAAGGGCTTCTTGCCATCTTCTGCGCCGATCAGTTGTTTGATCAGTGCCCGGATGGCCGTTGCAGAACACGCACCACCGGTATCGGTGGCAACGTGACTGCCAAAAAAGTATTTCAATTCAAAGATACCGCGCGGCGTGGCCATGTATTTCTGGCTGGTAACGCGTGACACGGTCGACTCGTGCAAACCGAGAATATCGGCAATCTCGCGCAGCACGAGCGGACGCATCGCCACTTCGCCATGCTCGAAAAACTGGCGCTGACGATCGACGATCGCCTGGGTAACACGGTGAATCGTTTCAAACCGTTGCTGAACATTCTTGATCAGCCAGCGTGCTTCCTGCAGCTGGCCGGTCATGTTGCCGTTTCCTCGACGCTGGCGTGACAGGATTTCAGCGTACAACCGATTGATCC
It encodes:
- a CDS encoding IS1182 family transposase translates to MLKPVYPAQTELEMVTLEQLVPKDHLLRLLDQHIRFDFIREATQHLYCENNGRPAIDPVVLFKMLFIGYLFGIRSERRLVKEIEVNVAYRWFLGFRLTDKVPDASTLSQNRRRRFVGTDIEQRIFDGIVEQAIEHKLIGGRVLYTDSTHLKANANKRHFEVHQVEQTPAAYLAELDAAIETDRAAAGKKSLKRDDDDSTPPMKEVKVSTVDPDAGFMARDNKPTGFFYLDHRTVDGVHALIVDTHVTPGNVHDSQPYLARLDRVMERFDLAVGAVGLDAGYFTPQVCKGILERALFGVMGYKRPTHRDGYFYKRDYLYDAVQDCYRCPAGEVLPYRTTNRLGYREYASNPARCADCGVRGQCTQSRNHQKLVTRHLWEGFKEAINANRLSDLGKRLYARRKETVERSFADAKELHGHRYARFRGLAKVQAQCLLSAACQNMKKMALLLARKAAALLAKILARTRFAAPFARHLWQIGVPNLNFRIRLASA
- a CDS encoding PsiF family protein, with protein sequence MKKLISLLLVAFAASSVYAADDCASRAAEKKLAGAAKNSFMKKCEADAQGPAAATCNATAKEKKLAGAAKNSFVKKCVADAQAGGAK
- the ptsN gene encoding PTS IIA-like nitrogen regulatory protein PtsN, whose product is MNPLANILSATQVILDLEAGSKKRVFEQAGMLFESHLGLARAVVFESLFAREKLGSTGLGQGIAIPHGRIKGLKQAAGAFLRLATPVPFDSPDGRPVNLLFVLLVPEQATEQHLQILSELAQRFAEKPFREALLAASDPAAVVTLFQA
- the hprK gene encoding HPr(Ser) kinase/phosphatase produces the protein MRHISLTQLYEDNREKLLLSWMMAQQAERNIEIKLSNNYGADVVGHINIIHPERLQVMGQAEYDWAFRIGERRFAQMFLDLLAALPPAVIVADGLTPPDILIDACKQTNTPLLLSPKPCSAVIDLLRIYLSARLADTVNLHGVFMDVLGMGVLITGDSGVGKSELALELISRGHGLVADDVVEMARIAPATIEGRCPGMLRDFLEVRGLGLLNIRTIFGETASRRKMKLKLIVHLQKTVSAGDAPRLPLDAQTQEVLGVPVRKVVIPVAAGRNLAVLLEAAVRNTILQLRGIDSMQDFMDRQQRMMLDDDA
- the hpf gene encoding ribosome hibernation-promoting factor, HPF/YfiA family — encoded protein: MNLQITGHHIDVTPALREYVENKLDPVVRHFDKVTGVNVILSVEKLKQKAEVTVHVPGKDMHVEESGDDLYAAIDSMFDKLDRQVQKYKQKVQDHHRGEKPVILAAE